One genomic segment of Clostridium saccharoperbutylacetonicum N1-4(HMT) includes these proteins:
- a CDS encoding EFR1 family ferrodoxin (N-terminal region resembles flavodoxins. C-terminal ferrodoxin region binds two 4Fe-4S clusters.) has protein sequence MIFYFTGTGNSGYVASEIAKANNDTIISISKLINEKKELDFTLKDGEVIGIIYPIYAYSLPNMVKEFIKNVKFKNYKNNYVFSVATCGDDAGNAIGIIKKDLNNKEMTLNSGFSIIMPNNYIILGDVDSKEVERRKLENAKNKIKKINTLIKERKQNVFELEKGLTSRFLTGAMNTIFEIFFNNVSKFYSTDDCVSCGKCEKVCTSNIITLAKGKPQWSGECSQCLACIHHCPKKAIQYGKSTIKKGRYINPYFKEISTDRYGRSLNV, from the coding sequence ATGATTTTTTATTTCACAGGAACGGGTAATTCGGGGTATGTAGCAAGTGAAATTGCAAAGGCAAATAATGATACAATAATTTCTATTTCTAAGCTAATTAATGAAAAAAAAGAATTAGATTTTACTTTAAAGGATGGAGAAGTTATTGGGATTATATATCCTATTTATGCTTATTCACTTCCGAATATGGTAAAGGAATTTATTAAAAATGTTAAATTTAAGAATTATAAAAATAATTATGTTTTTTCAGTAGCTACTTGTGGTGATGATGCAGGAAATGCTATAGGGATAATAAAAAAAGATCTTAATAATAAAGAGATGACTTTAAATAGTGGATTCTCAATTATTATGCCAAATAATTATATAATATTAGGTGACGTAGATTCAAAAGAAGTGGAAAGAAGAAAGCTTGAGAATGCTAAAAATAAAATAAAAAAAATAAACACATTAATAAAAGAAAGAAAACAAAATGTATTTGAGCTAGAAAAAGGACTTACATCAAGGTTTTTAACTGGTGCAATGAATACGATTTTTGAAATATTTTTTAATAATGTATCAAAATTTTATTCAACGGATGATTGTGTATCATGTGGAAAGTGTGAAAAAGTATGTACTTCAAATATAATAACATTAGCAAAAGGAAAACCTCAGTGGAGTGGTGAGTGCTCTCAATGTTTGGCATGTATTCATCATTGTCCTAAAAAAGCAATACAATATGGAAAATCAACAATTAAAAAAGGGAGATACATTAATCCGTATTTTAAAGAAATATCTACTGATAGATATGGAAGGAGTTTAAATGTCTAA
- a CDS encoding helix-turn-helix domain-containing protein, which translates to MSNNKFILDRKFADLIGSLGISIAEVLKKSNLPEDLFSHQIPSLTAIEYIRFMEILKELSNDECVPIKIGTIENIETFSPPIFAAYCSRNALTCMKRISTYKKLIGPLVFLVNENKDNITLEMSFENKESELPEFLVEIEMVFLVQLIRNATKTHSIPKEVMTKHKIDNDNYEKFFGIRPKVGTRNILTISKEDALRPFISQNDVMWEYFKPELRRRLSELEIDDTYAARVRSALIELLPAGEGSIDDVSSKLGCSTRTLQRKLKEEDTTFQKQLNHTRELLARHYLKNSDISSDDIAYLLGYQDLNSFVRAFHIWTGITISEYKKKINN; encoded by the coding sequence ATGTCTAATAATAAATTTATACTAGATAGAAAATTTGCAGATTTAATCGGAAGTCTTGGCATATCAATTGCAGAAGTACTAAAAAAATCTAACTTACCTGAAGATTTATTTAGTCATCAAATACCTTCTTTAACAGCAATTGAATATATAAGATTTATGGAAATACTAAAAGAGTTATCAAATGATGAGTGTGTCCCAATAAAGATTGGTACAATAGAAAATATAGAAACATTTTCGCCACCTATATTTGCGGCTTATTGCAGTAGGAATGCATTAACTTGTATGAAAAGAATATCAACATATAAAAAACTTATAGGCCCATTAGTATTCCTAGTTAATGAAAACAAAGATAACATAACATTGGAGATGAGTTTTGAAAATAAAGAAAGCGAATTACCAGAGTTTTTAGTTGAAATAGAAATGGTATTTTTAGTGCAACTTATTAGAAATGCTACCAAAACTCATAGTATACCTAAGGAAGTTATGACAAAGCATAAGATAGATAATGATAATTATGAAAAGTTTTTTGGAATAAGGCCTAAAGTAGGAACAAGAAACATATTGACTATATCAAAGGAAGATGCGCTACGTCCTTTTATAAGCCAAAATGATGTTATGTGGGAGTATTTTAAGCCAGAATTAAGAAGGCGACTTAGCGAATTAGAAATAGATGACACTTATGCAGCTAGAGTTAGAAGTGCACTTATAGAACTTTTACCAGCAGGAGAAGGAAGCATAGATGATGTGTCATCAAAATTAGGTTGTAGCACAAGAACTCTTCAAAGAAAATTAAAAGAAGAAGATACTACATTCCAAAAACAGCTAAACCATACTAGAGAACTACTTGCAAGGCATTATTTAAAAAATTCAGATATATCGAGTGATGATATAGCTTACCTATTAGGGTATCAAGATTTAAATTCTTTTGTAAGAGCATTTCATATATGGACTGGTATAACAATAAGTGAGTATAAAAAGAAAATAAATAATTAG
- a CDS encoding SDR family NAD(P)-dependent oxidoreductase codes for MKLTLPQSPIEIYNEVREVGIEVDYLINNAGFGGRGYFHERPMELDLQMIQVNIVTLTTLTMFFLLDFVKRNSGKVLNV; via the coding sequence GTGAAGTTAACACTACCACAATCACCTATTGAAATTTATAATGAAGTAAGAGAAGTAGGCATCGAAGTAGATTACCTTATAAACAATGCCGGATTTGGAGGACGTGGTTATTTTCATGAACGTCCAATGGAATTAGATTTACAAATGATTCAAGTTAATATAGTCACATTAACTACTTTAACAATGTTCTTTTTACTTGACTTTGTAAAAAGAAATAGTGGTAAGGTACTAAATGTATAA
- a CDS encoding galactose ABC transporter substrate-binding protein, producing MLFKKIAIFFFVIVIIAKLSINYDNNVYASNDKIVNVDVLLYTFDDPFMSSLKQSLENIQKENPTKIHFTFHDGKNNIALQNEELDSIVNRGSVDLVMANLADISENAVNGAFGIVKPKEIPIVFLDVPQDVVSKVSKNYKKAAFILANSDLAGTVQGNILVNLWNSNKKAIDKNNDNILQYVLLQGEIDNPVAIDRTNYVISTINNSGISTQQLALINANWFKELARDSIESLFLRYNDRIEAIISNNDAMAIGAIEALQKYGFNTGDESKNIAVVGIDAIPEARDLIDKGFMTGTVIQDPKVLAEVFYNVGMNLVNNLNPIENTNYKIINGEIIVPFPYEEYVKK from the coding sequence ATGCTTTTTAAAAAAATAGCTATATTTTTTTTTGTTATCGTCATAATTGCTAAACTAAGTATTAATTATGATAATAACGTATATGCTAGTAACGATAAAATAGTTAATGTTGATGTATTACTATATACCTTTGATGATCCTTTCATGTCATCACTCAAACAAAGCTTAGAAAATATTCAAAAAGAAAATCCAACTAAAATTCATTTTACTTTTCATGATGGAAAAAATAATATAGCTTTGCAAAATGAAGAATTAGATTCTATTGTTAATAGAGGTAGCGTCGATTTAGTTATGGCAAACTTAGCTGATATAAGTGAAAATGCTGTAAATGGAGCTTTTGGTATAGTTAAGCCAAAAGAAATTCCAATAGTTTTTTTAGATGTTCCTCAAGATGTAGTATCAAAAGTTTCTAAAAATTATAAAAAAGCTGCATTTATATTAGCAAATTCTGATTTAGCTGGTACTGTTCAAGGTAATATTTTAGTTAATTTATGGAATTCTAATAAAAAAGCTATAGATAAAAATAATGATAACATCTTGCAGTATGTTTTATTACAAGGTGAAATTGATAATCCTGTAGCAATTGATAGAACAAATTATGTTATTTCAACAATTAATAACTCTGGAATCAGTACACAACAACTTGCACTTATAAATGCTAATTGGTTTAAAGAATTAGCTAGAGATTCTATTGAATCTCTATTTCTTAGATATAATGATAGAATTGAAGCAATAATATCAAACAATGATGCTATGGCAATAGGCGCTATCGAAGCATTACAAAAATATGGATTTAACACAGGGGATGAATCGAAAAATATAGCAGTTGTAGGAATTGATGCTATACCTGAAGCTAGAGATTTAATTGATAAAGGATTTATGACTGGTACTGTTATTCAAGATCCAAAAGTTTTAGCTGAAGTATTTTATAATGTTGGAATGAATTTAGTTAACAATTTGAATCCTATAGAAAATACCAATTATAAAATCATTAATGGAGAAATTATAGTTCCATTCCCTTACGAGGAATATGTCAAGAAATAA
- a CDS encoding chloramphenicol acetyltransferase codes for MYRYLKRNKLPFFISILYVSTKTANNIKEFRLRIRDDKVIEHETTNPSFTVMTDEEVFSFCTSKFIEKFKEFKINTLTEIEKAKNNISIKDEPGRDDLLYITSIPWVSFTNITHPIQMSPVDSIPRISWGNFFEESGKIKLPISIQVHHALVDGIHIGQYFSIIQEILDNPENYLEI; via the coding sequence ATTTATAGATATTTAAAAAGAAATAAATTGCCATTTTTCATATCAATTCTATATGTTTCTACTAAAACAGCAAATAACATAAAAGAATTTAGACTTCGGATAAGAGATGATAAGGTGATAGAGCATGAGACAACAAATCCATCTTTTACTGTAATGACTGATGAAGAAGTGTTTAGTTTTTGTACTTCAAAATTTATAGAAAAATTCAAGGAATTTAAAATCAATACATTAACTGAAATTGAAAAGGCAAAAAACAATATTAGCATAAAAGATGAACCAGGACGTGATGACTTATTATATATCACAAGTATTCCATGGGTTTCATTTACTAATATAACTCACCCAATTCAAATGAGTCCTGTTGATAGTATTCCAAGAATATCATGGGGAAATTTTTTTGAGGAAAGTGGTAAAATTAAGTTGCCAATATCCATACAAGTACATCATGCATTGGTTGATGGAATACATATTGGACAATATTTTAGTATTATCCAAGAGATTTTAGACAACCCAGAAAATTACTTGGAAATATAA